A single Seriola aureovittata isolate HTS-2021-v1 ecotype China chromosome 19, ASM2101889v1, whole genome shotgun sequence DNA region contains:
- the LOC130187431 gene encoding cerebellin-2-like, with translation MMSGWFLVVLVVCGLVKAQTPTDGDENDLILNPEKTDTGLQVLLQQLMTRVEKLEREREDRGSYQVAFSASLMTTTDWTSVGPFNTVTTLVFRNVMTNIGNAYNPITGIFTAPLKGLYYIRMTGSVGNSGSVDISLTKNGWSMFGIYNTNEKYSSSSNGMTMVLEASDQLWVTLWSGNSIFDQSQLSTFSGFLIFPM, from the exons ATGATGTCCGGTTGGTTTCTGGTCGTGTTGGTGGTCTGTGGTCTCGTCAAGGCTCAGACCCCCACAGATGGAGATGAAAATGATCTGATTTTAAATCctgagaaaacagacacaggtcTGCAagtcctgctgcagcagctgatgaccAGAGTGGAGAAACTGGAGAGAGAGCGTGAGGACCGAG GTTCCTATCAGGTGGCCTTCTCGGCCTCGCTCATGACCACTACAGACTGGACCTCTGTGGGGCCTTTCAACACCGTGACCACTCTGGTGTTCAGGAACGTTATGACAAATATCGGCAACGCGTACAACCCCATAACAG GCATCTTCACCGCCCCCCTGAAAGGTCTCTACTACATTCGGATGACCGGCAGTGTTGGAAACTCCGGGTCCGTGGACATTTCACTGACGAAGAATGGTTGGAGTATGTTTGGCATCTACAACACTAATGAAAagtacagcagcagctccaacGGCATGACAATGGTCCTGGAGGCCAGTGACCAGCTGTGGGTCACCCTCTGGAGCGGAAACAGCATCTTCGACCAGAGTCAACTCAGCACCTTCAGCGGCTTCCTCATCTTCCCCATGTAG
- the myh6 gene encoding myosin-6, with amino-acid sequence MGDALMAEFGKAAPFLRKSDKERLEAQTRPFDIKTECFVVDDKVEYIKGQIQSKDGGMVTVKKEDGTTVTVKESDVHPQNPPKFDKIEDMAMFTFLHEPAVLFNLKERYAAWMIYTYSGLFCVTVNPYKWLPVYDAEVVAAYRGKKRSEAPPHIFSISDNAYQYMLTDRENQSVLITGESGAGKTVNTKRVIQYFASIAAVGGKKDTSKGTLEDQIIQANPALEAFGNAKTLRNDNSSRFGKFIRIHFGTSGKLSSADVETYLLEKSRVTFQLKAERNYHIFYQILSNQKPELLDMLLITNNPYDYSYISQGEVTVASINDSEELMATDSAFDVLGFTPEEKMAVYKLTGAIMHYGNMKFKQKQREEQAEPDGTEAADKSAYLMGLNSADLIKGLCHPRVKVGNEYVTKGQSVDQVYYAIGALAKSVYEKMFNWMVVRINQSLDTKQHRQYFIGVLDIAGFEIFDFNTFEQLCINFTNEKLQQFFNHHMFVLEQEEYKKEGIDWEFIDFGMDLQACIDLIEKPLGIMSILEEECMFPKASDQTFKSKLYDNHLGKNKMFEKPRAAKGKAEAHFALVHYAGTVDYNIGGWLVKNKDPLNETVVGLYQKSSLKLLSVLFSSYSGADGGDKGGGKGAKKKGSSFQTVSALHRENLNKLMNNLKTTHPHFVRCLIPNERKTPGAMDNCLVMHQLRCNGVLEGIRICRKGFPNRVLYGDFKQRYRILNASAIPEGQFMDCKKSAEKLLGSLDIDHTQYKFGHTKVFFKAGLLGTLEEMRDEQLSRIITRIQANARALLMRAQFAKLVERRDALMVIQWNLRSFLGVKNWPWMKLFFKIKPLLKSAESEKEMANMKDEFNKLKEALEKSEARRKELEEKIVTLLQEKNDLTLQIQSEQDTLTDAEERCEQLIKSKIQLEAKLKEMTERLEDEEELNADLTAKKRKLEDECSELKKDIDDLELTLAKVEKEKHATENKVKNLTEEMASQDENIMKLTKEKRALQEAHQQTLDDLQSEEDKANSLTKAKAKLEQQVDDLEGSLEQEKKVRMDHERSKRKLEGDLKLTQESLMDLENDKQQLEEKLKKKDFEVSQVNSRLEDEQVASVQLQKKLKENQARIEELEEELDAERAARAKVEKQRSDLSRELEDISERLEEAGGATSAQVEMNKKRDAEFQKLRRELEESTLHHESTAASLRKKHADSVAELGEQIDNLQRVKQKLEKEKSELKLELDDLSSNMESMVKAKSNIEKVCRTMEDNMNEYKSKYEEAQRTVNDLTSQRAKLLTENGEFGRQLEEKECLISQLTRGKNSFNQQVEDLRRQLEEEVKAKNALAHAVQSSRHDCDLLREQFEEEQEARAELQRALSKSNTEVSAWRTKYETDGIQRTEELEEAKKKLVQRLQEAEEAIEAVNAKCSSLEKTKHRLQNEIEDLMLDLERSNAASAALDKKQRAFDKVLAEWKQKFEESQCELEASQKEARSLSTELFKLRNAYEECLDQLETMKRENKNLQEEISDLTDQLGEGGRSAHELEKIRKQLEQEKVELQSALEEAEGSLEHEESKILRAQLEFNQVKADMERKVAEKDEEMEQAKRNYQRMVESLQSSLESETRSRNEALRVKKKMEGDLNEMEIQLSQANRQAADAQKQLKSLQVFLKDTQLQLDDAQHGNDDLRENIALLERRNNLIQAELEEVRAALEQTERSRKLAEQELTDATERMQLLHSQNTSLINQKKKHEADLLHLQNEMEEAIQENRNAEEKAKKAITDAAMMAEELKKEQDTSAHLERMKKNMEQTIKDLQHRLDEAEQIAMKGGKKQLQKLEARIKELENELEAEQKRGTESIKGVRKYERRIKELTYQTEEDRKNMARLQDLVDKLQLKVKSYKHAAEEAEEAANTNMAKLRKLQHELEEAEERADIAESQVNKLRAKTRDGSSKKGLDE; translated from the coding sequence ATGGGTGACGCTCTGATGGCCGAGTTTGGGAAGGCTGCTCCTTTCCTGAGGAAGTCAGACAAGGAGCGTCTGGAGGCTCAGACCAGACCCTTTGACATCAAGACTGAATGTTTCGTAGTCGACGATAAGGTCGAGTATATAAAGGGACAAATCCAGAGTAAAGATGGAGGTATGGTGACTGTCAAGAAGGAGGACGGAACAACAGTAACTGTGAAGGAGTCTGACGTTCACCCCCAGAACCCGCCGAAATTCGACAAAATTGAAGACATGGCGATGTTCACTTTCCTCCATGAGCCCGCCGTGCTGTTTAACCTCAAAGAGCGTTACGCCGCCTGGATGATCTACACCTACTCCGGCCTCTTCTGCGTCACTGTCAACCCCTACAAGTGGCTTCCTGTCTACGACGCTGAGGTGGTGGCAGCCTACAGGGGAAAGAAGAGAAGCGAGGCCCCTCCTCacatcttctccatctctgatAACGCCTACCAGTACATGCTGACCGACAGAGAGAACCAGTCTGTCCTCATCACCGGAGAATCCGGAGCAGGAAAGACAGTGAACACTAAGAGAGTCATCCAGTACTTTGCCAGCATCGCTGCTGTTGGAGGCAAAAAAGACACCAGCAAGGGGACACTGGAGGATCAGATCATCCAGGCGAACCCTGCGCTCGAAGCCTTCGGCAACGCCAAAACACTAAGAAACGACAACTCATCTCGTTTTGGAAAATTCATTCGAATTCACTTCGGGACAAGCGGCAAACTGTCGTCTGCTGACGTCGAGACGTACCTGCTGGAGAAGTCTCGTGTCACCTTTCAGCTCAAGGCTGAGAGGAACTACCACATCTTCTACCAGATCCTGTCCAATCAGAAGCCAGAGCTACTGGACATGCTGCTGATCACCAACAACCCGTACGACTACTCCTACATCTCCCAAGGAGAGGTGACAGTCGCCTCTATCAATGACTCTGAGGAACTGATGGCCACCGACAGCGCCTTCGATGTGCTCGGCTTCACTCCAGAGGAGAAGATGGCCGTCTACAAACTGACCGGCGCCATCATGCACTACGGCAACATGAAGTTCAAACAGAAGCAGCGTGAGGAGCAGGCTGAACCTGATGGGACTGAGGCTGCTGATAAATCAGCTTACCTAATGGGGCTGAATTCCGCTGACCTCATCAAAGGCCTGTGCCACCCCAGAGTCAAGGTAGGAAATGAATATGTCACCAAAGGCCAAAGTGTGGATCAGGTCTACTATGCCATTGGTGCTCTGGCCAAGTCAGTGTATGAAAAGATGTTTAACTGGATGGTGGTGAGAATTAACCAGTCCCTGGACACAAAGCAGCACCGTCAGTACTTCATAGGAGTGCTGGACATTGCTGGATTTGAGATATTTGATTTCAACACCTTTGAGCAGCTGTGCATCAACTTCACCAATGAGaaactgcaacagtttttcAACCATCACATGTTCGTTCTGGAGCAAGAGGAGTACAAAAAAGAAGGTATCGACTGGGAGTTCATCGACTTTGGGATGGACTTACAAGCTTGCATTGACCTCATTGAGAAGCCGCTGGGGATCATGTCGATCCTGGAGGAAGAATGCATGTTCCCCAAAGCCAGTGACCAGACGTTCAAGTCCAAGCTCTATGATAATCATCTAGGGAAGAACAAGATGTTTGAAAAGCCAAGGGCAGCAAAGGGGAAAGCAGAGGCTCATTTTGCCCTGGTTCACTATGCTGGTACCGTGGACTACAACATCGGTGGCTGGCTGGTCAAAAACAAAGACCCCCTGAATGAAACTGTGGTTGGTCTTTACCAGAAATCCTCTCTGAAGCTACTCAGTGTGCTGTTTTCAAGTTATTCAGGAGCTGATGGTGGCGACAAGGGAGGTGGCAAAGGAGCCAAGAAGAAGGGCTCCTCCTTCCAGACGGTGTCCGCACTTCACAGGGAAAACCTGAACAAGCTGATGAACAACCTGAAAACCACACATCCCCACTTTGTCCGCTGTCTGATTCCTAATGAGAGGAAAACTCCAGGAGCTATGGACAACTGCCTTGTGATGCACCAGCTGCGCTGTAACGGCGTCCTGGAAGGCATCAGAATCTGCAGGAAGGGTTTCCCAAACAGGGTTCTCTATGGCGACTTCAAACAGCGCTACAGGATCCTGAATGCCTCTGCCATCCCTGAGGGTCAGTTCATGGACTGTAAGAAAAGTGCTGAAAAGCTGCTGGGATCACTGGACATCGACCACACCCAGTACAAGTTTGGCCACACAAAGGTTTTCTTTAAAGCTGGCCTGTTGGGAACACTGGAGGAGATGCGAGATGAGCAGCTGTCTCGAATCATCACCAGGATCCAGGCTAACGCCCGGGCACTCCTTATGAGGGCACAATTCGCCAAGCTAGTGGAGCGTAGAGATGCTTTAATGGTTATCCAGTGGAACCTCCGCTCCTTCCTGGGTGTGAAGAACTGGCCCTGGATGAAGCTCTTCTTCAAGATCAAACCCCTGCTGAAGAGCGCAGAGTCTGAGAAAGAGATGGCCAACATGAAGGACGAATTCAACAAGCTGAAAGAAGCCCTGGAGAAATCAGAAGCAAGACGGAAGGAACTGGAGGAGAAAATAGTGACTCTTCTCCAAGAGAAGAATGATCTGACTCTTCAAATACAGTCTGAACAGGATACGCTGACAGATGCTGAAGAACGCTGCGAACAGCTTATAAAGAGCAAGATTCAACTGGAGGCCAAGCTGAAAGAGATGACGGAGAGActtgaagatgaagaagagctGAATGCAGATCTCACAGCTAAGAAACGCAAGCTTGAGGACGAATGCTCCGAGTTGAAGAAAGACATAGATGACCTGGAGCTGACTTTGGCCAAGGTCGAGAAAGAGAAACATGCTACAGAGAATAAGGTGAAAAACCTGACGGAGGAGATGGCGTCCCAGGATGAGAACATCATGAAGCTGACCAAAGAGAAGAGGGCACTGCAGGAGGCTCACCAGCAGACACTGGATGACCTTCAGAGTGAAGAGGACAAAGCTAACAGTTTAACCAAAGCTAAAGCTAAGCTGGAACAACAGGTGGACGATCTAGAGGGCTCGCTAGAGCAAGAGAAGAAAGTCAGGATGGACCATGAGCGCTCAAAGAGGAAGCTCGAAGGAGACCTGAAACTGACCCAGGAGAGTTTGATGGACTTGGAGAATGACAAACAACAGCTGGAGGAAAAGCTCAAGAAAAAAGACTTTGAGGTCTCCCAAGTCAATTCAAGACTAGAGGATGAGCAGGTGGCTTCAGTTCAGCTCCAGAAGAAGCTGAAAGAAAACCAGGCGAGGattgaggagctggaggaggagctggatgCTGAACGTGCAGCCAGGGCCAAAGTCGAGAAGCAGCGCTCCGATCTTTCCCGCGAGCTAGAGGACATCAGCGAGCGTCTGGAGGAGGCAGGTGGAGCAACAtctgctcaggtggagatgAATAAGAAGAGAGATGCTGAATTTCAGAAGCTGCGTCGGGAGCTGGAAGAATCCACCCTCCACCACGAGTCTACTGCCGCCTCCCTGAGGAAGAAACACGCTGACAGTGTTGCCGAACTGGGTGAACAGATTGACAACCTGCAGCGTGTGAAGCAGaagctggagaaagagaagagtgaGCTGAAGCTGGAGCTGGATGACTTGTCCTCCAACATGGAGAGTATGGTGAAGGCCAAGTCAAACATTGAGAAGGTGTGCCGTACAATGGAAGACAATATGAACGAGTACAAGAGTAAATATGAGGAAGCTCAACGAACCGTCAATGACTTGACTAGCCAGAGGGCCAAGCTGCTCACCGAGAACGGTGAGTTTGGAcgtcagctggaggagaaggaaTGTCTGATATCGCAGCTCACCAGGGGGAAGAACTCGTTCAACCAGCAGGTAGAAGATCTGCGCAGACAGctggaagaggaagtgaaggcGAAGAACGCCCTTGCCCACGCCGTACAGTCCTCTCGTCATGACTGCGATCTGCTCCGAGAACAGTttgaggaagagcaggaggccAGGGCTGAGCTGCAAAGAGCTCTGTCCAAATCCAACACTGAGGTCTCAGCATGGAGGACAAAATATGAAACCGATGGGATCCAGAGAACAGAAGAGCTGGAAGAAGCAAAGAAGAAGCTGGTTCAGAGActgcaggaggcagaggaggccATCGAGGCTGTGAACGCAAAGTGTTCATCACTTGAGAAGACCAAGCACCGTCTCCAAAACGAGATTGAAGACCTGATGCTGGACCTTGAGAGGTCCAATGCAGCGTCTGCAGCACTGGACAAGAAGCAGAGAGCCTTCGACAAAGTCTTGGCAGAGTGGAAGCAGAAGTTTGAGGAGTCACAGTGTGAGCTGGAGGCCTCCCAGAAGGAGGCTCGGTCTCTGAGCACTGAACTCTTCAAACTGAGGAACGCCTATGAAGAGTGTCTGGATCAACTGGAGAcaatgaagagagagaacaaaaaccTCCAAGAGGAAATCTCTGACCTCACTGACCAGCTGGGGGAGGGCGGCAGGAGTGCCCACGAACTGGAGAAGATCCGGAAGCAGCTTGAACAAGAAAAAGTCGAGCTCCAGTCGGCACTGGAGGAGGCAGAAGGTTCCCTAGAGCACGAAGAGAGCAAGATCCTGCGAGCCCAACTCGAGTTCAACCAAGTGAAGGCCGACATGGAGCGGAAAGTGGCGGAGAAAGACGAGGAAATGGAGCAGGCCAAGAGGAACTACCAACGCATGGTTGAGTCTCTTCAGTCCTCTCTGGAATCTGAGACCAGGAGCCGCAACGAGGCCCtgagagtgaagaagaagatggagggcGACCTGAACGAGATGGAGATCCAGCTCAGCCAAGCTAACCGGCAGGCAGCTGATGCCCAGAAACAACTCAAGAGCCTCCAGGTGTTCCTGAAGgacactcagctgcagctggatgACGCCCAGCACGGCAACGACGACCTGAGAGAAAACATCGCTCTCCTGGAACGACGAAACAATCTGATCCAGGCTGAGCTGGAGGAAGTGAGAGCTGCCCTTGAGCAGACGGAAAGAAGTCGTAAACTTGCTGAACAGGAGCTGACGGACGCGACAGAGCGAATGCAACTGCTGCACTCTCAGAACACCAGCCTGATcaaccagaagaagaagcacgAGGCAgacctcctccacctgcagaaTGAGATGGAGGAGGCCATTCAGGAGAACCGCAACGCTGAGGAGAAGGCGAAGAAGGCCATCACAGACGCAGCCATGATGGCTGAGGAGCTGAAAAAGGAGCAGGACACCAGCGCCCATCTGGAGCGCATGAAGAAGAACATGGAGCAGACCATCAAAGACCTGCAGCACCGTCTGGATGAGGCCGAGCAGATTGCCATGAAGGGCGGCAAGAAGCAGCTCCAGAAACTGGAGGCTCGCATCAAAGAGCTGGAGAACGAGCTGGAGGCAGAGCAGAAGAGGGGAACAGAGTCCATCAAAGGGGTTCGCAAGTATGAGCGGCGCATCAAGGAGCTCACCTACCAGACCGAGGAAGACCGCAAGAACATGGCTCGCCTCCAGGACCTGGtggacaaactgcagctgaaggTTAAGTCCTACAAACATGCAgctgaggaggcagaggaggcagcaAATACCAACATGGCCAAACTCCGCAAACTGCAGCACGAgctggaggaggcggaggaaaGAGCTGACATCGCTGAGTCTCAGGTGAACAAACTGAGGGCCAAGACCAGGGACGGATCCTCCAAGAAGGGCCTGGACGAGTGA